The genomic region GCGATGGCCATCCAGAGCTCGCTCGAACAGCAGGGCATGTACACCCGCGTAATGTCGGCCATTAAGATGGAACAGGTCTGCGAGCCGTACGTACGCCGCCGGGCCATCCGCCACCTCGAAAAAGGCCGCGTCGTCATTTTTGGCGCGGGGACGGGCAATCCTTACTTCACCACCGATACCACCGCCAGCCTCCGGGCCATCGAAATCGAAGCCGATGTGGTGCTGAAAGGCACCCGCGTGGATGGCGTGTATACGGCCGATCCCGAAAAAGATAAAACCGCCACCCGGTACACCACCATCTCGTTTCAGGACGTTTACGAAAAGAACCTGAACGTGATGGACCTGACGGCCTTTACGCTTTGCAAAGAAAATAACCTGCCGATCATCGTGTTTGACATGAACCGCACCGGCAACCTGCTTCGGCTGGTTCAGGGCGACGATACTGTCGGAACGCTGATCAGCTAAACCGAAACGTTTTCCAAAACGATCCCTACCGCTGGAACCAGTAATTTATACGTATGGAAGAGATTGAGTTATATCTGGAAGATGCCCGTGATACGATGGACCGGGCGCTCAAACACCTGTCCA from Tellurirhabdus rosea harbors:
- the pyrH gene encoding UMP kinase yields the protein MAQLKYKRILLKLSGEALSGKNGYGIDPAILEQYGRDIKEVVDLGVEVAIVIGGGNIFRGITGERSGMDRVQGDYMGMLATVINAMAIQSSLEQQGMYTRVMSAIKMEQVCEPYVRRRAIRHLEKGRVVIFGAGTGNPYFTTDTTASLRAIEIEADVVLKGTRVDGVYTADPEKDKTATRYTTISFQDVYEKNLNVMDLTAFTLCKENNLPIIVFDMNRTGNLLRLVQGDDTVGTLIS